The genome window AAATACGAGGGTTGCCACGTCATTAGAAGGCATTCCTCGCAATGCCACAAAACGGCAGTTAAAAGCATAAAAGAAAAGCGTATGTGGTGTCTATTCACTCCCCTTTTTTGCCTTCTACCCTTGGAGTGTTTGGAGTAGTAAGTCCCTAAGAGTTTGCAGAGAGGTTAATGGGATGAGGCTTGTCCGCCGAAGCTTGTATTTTAGCGTAGGAGGAGGGGTAGTTAGCAACTTAACCAAAAACGAAAGACGTAACGATAAAGGATGAAGTTACCCTATGCTTGTCATTCTGGACTTGATCCGGAATCTCGCTTTTTACTACTTCGGTTAGGTGGGTTAGGTTAGAGATCCTGAAACAAGTTCAGGATAGCAAATTTTGCGTTCGCAAGACAAACAAAAAGCGTTAAATTGAGCATAACCACACAAGTTATAGGAGAAATTCAAAATGACAGATATTAAAGATTGCCAAGTTGGAGTAGCGCAGGTAGATATAACCCCATCTTTGGGTTCCAATTTAGGTGGGTATTTCCATACCCGCAAAGCAGAGAAAGTCAGAGGAAAACTATACGTAAGAACAATGGTAATCGAAAACAGAGGAAAACGTATAGTTCTGGTTACAAGTGACCTCCTCTATATTACAGACGAAATATCTACCAAAACCAAAGAAAAAATATCTTCATCTTGTGGACTTCCGCCTGAAGAAGTTATGATTACAGCATCCCATACACATACAGGACCTGCCCTTATGACAATCCCAGAACTACCTTACGGTCACGACCCTGTTTATGTTAATGAGTTGATAGAAAAGATTGTAGAATGTGTCAACAAGGCGTACGGTTCAATGTTTGATGCAGAAATATATTTCGGGCAAACAGAAGCCGAAGGATTCTCTATAAGCAAACTGTGTCGAATGAAAAATGGAAAAGATGTTTACGATATAAGACCTATGGACAACGGAAAAGACGGGCGGATAGGGTTTTCTGCTCCACTCGATAATTCTGTGCAAGTTATATGTGTAAAGGATAAAAATAAAAAAATAAAAGCGTTTTTAATTAACTATGCATGCCATCCTAACAGCGGTCCAGACGACATCTGGGCAGAATGGCCTGGTGAAATGGCAGAAACCATTTCTCTTGTTTACGGGCAAGATGTCCCCTGCCTGTTTTTACAAGGGACAGCTGGTGATGTTGATTGTATGTATAAACTTCCTCATGACCAGATAGGCAGAGGTATAGCGGGGGCTGCTATAATGGCAATAGAGAGAGAACGTACTCCTATATCTATTATTCCTGTTGATTCAAAACTTAGGTATGTACCTATCCCTCGTTTGTCAAAGACGCCCGAGACAGACAAAGTAATGAACGAATTAAGGAA of bacterium contains these proteins:
- a CDS encoding neutral/alkaline non-lysosomal ceramidase N-terminal domain-containing protein gives rise to the protein MTDIKDCQVGVAQVDITPSLGSNLGGYFHTRKAEKVRGKLYVRTMVIENRGKRIVLVTSDLLYITDEISTKTKEKISSSCGLPPEEVMITASHTHTGPALMTIPELPYGHDPVYVNELIEKIVECVNKAYGSMFDAEIYFGQTEAEGFSISKLCRMKNGKDVYDIRPMDNGKDGRIGFSAPLDNSVQVICVKDKNKKIKAFLINYACHPNSGPDDIWAEWPGEMAETISLVYGQDVPCLFLQGTAGDVDCMYKLPHDQIGRGIAGAAIMAIERERTPISIIPVDSKLRYVPIPRLSKTPETDKVMNELRNKKDLSVPEKNWLTRYDLWDPEPEEMNIPIHCMRVGNIAFVGMPWEVFTSIGLEIKRYSPATNTMVVELANTRCGYLPPIEQAHRGGYGEWPFITRLFVPEAATIATDTAIEMLWEMWDSTT